The sequence below is a genomic window from Fimbriimonadaceae bacterium.
CAGGAGGATGTGCTCGCCTTGATGCGCCAGATCCTCCAGGTATCGCGGGAGGTCCGGGTCCAGGCGTTGGCGGCCCAGACGACGCGCGCCGCGGATTCGCTCAAACTCACCTTCCGACTCCGTTGAGCGTCGCCGGGCCTCCCTTGGGTGGGCCATCATCGAGACAACATGGATGTGAAGACCGTTTTGGCCGTGGATCCGGGGAGTTCCAAATGCGGGTTCGCCCTCGTTCGGCGGGAGGCCGAAGGGCATTTGACGTTGCTCTGGCGGGGAGTGTTCGGCAAAGACGAGATCGCCAAACGGATCGACGAGGCGAATGCGGTTCAGCACTTCAACATGGTCATCGTAGGCGCCGGGACTCGCTCGCGAGACGTCGTGAACGCGATCCGGGACGCGATGCCGAGCGTCGGCGTGCTGGTCGTGGACGAGAAGAACACGACGCTGGAGGCACGCGAGCGCTACTGGGAGCACCATCGGCGCCGCGGGTGGAGACGGTTCCTGCCGTCGACGATGCAGGTTCCGCCCGATCCGGTGGACGACTTCGTCGCGCTGATCCTGGCCGAGAGGGTGTTGCTCGCCTGAGCGCTGGAAGAGAATCCAATGAGTGAAACTCCCAGCGGACCCCGGTCGATCCATCCTGCGATTCAAGGCGTCTGGAGGTTCTCCGCGGCGACCACCAGTGTGTTCCTCGTCGCGGGCGCCGCCCTTTTCGAGGGTCTGGTCTTGATGCCGATCCATGGGTGGCCCTTTCGGGTACCCGTCGTGCTCCCGGGCGTCTTTGTGGCGCTCGGCATCCTCTCGCAGTGGATGGTTCGGAGGCAGTGGCAGCGATGGACCTACGAGGTGCGCGAACACGACTTGGTGCTCTCGTGGGGAGTGATCTGGCAAACGCGCCGCGTGGTCGCTCGCGACCGGATTCAGCACCTCGACATCAACTCGGGGCCGCTCGATCGTCGCTTTGGGCTCGTCCAAGTCGTCGTCTACGTCGCTGGGGGGTCCGTTGGCGCCATTCCAGGCTTAACCCCCCAAGAAGCGGAGTTGCTGCGATCCGTTCTCCTGGCCGGACGCGGGGACGACGTGTGACGGGCATGCGGCGGTTGCATGGGGCCACGATGCTGGTGGAGGCGATCGAGTTCCTCCGCCGCTTCCTCTTTACCGTGATCGTCGTGCTGGCCGCGGGATCCAGGCGCGAGGGCATGGGTGAGATCGTGATCGCGGGCGTGGGTGCGCTCACCGTCGCCGTGTCCGTCTTCCGGTACGCGACGACCCGCTACGGATTCGAGGGAGCGGCGTTTGTCGTCACCTCCGGGCTCGTGTGGAAGCAGAACCGAACGATCCCGCTTGCCCGCATCCAAAACGTGAACGTCCAGCGCAACGTGCTTCACAGGATCCTCGGAGTCAGCCAGGTCGACATCCAAACGGCGAGCGGCTCGGCTGCCGAAGCCAGCCTCAAGGTGCTTTCCGAGGCCGACGCCCAAGAGCTGAAGCATGCTCTGCTCGGCCAAACGCCCGGTCCGGCGTTCGAGGTTCGGGAGACTCCGCCCTCGCTCTTTCAGGTCGAACTGCGCGATCTCATGTTGGCGGGTGCGTTTCAAAATCGGTCGTTGTACTTGGTGTTCGCGGTGCTCGGGTTGATGCAGGGGCCCGAGCTGATGGGCTTCGTGCGCCGCGCCTCGGGCCCCGCAACCCACCTTGCCCGCAGCTTGGGAGTCGGCGCCTTGGTGCTCGCCGGCTTTCTGCTGCTTCTCGTCGGGTGGTTCCTCGCCATCGCGGGCACCGTGACGAAGTACTACGGCTTCCACATCGCGCGCCACGAGAAGGGGCTCAAGGTGGGTTTCGGGCTCCTCACCCAGATCGAGCACGTCATTCCGCTGCGCCGAGTGCAGTATGTGAGGGTCGTGCAGCCCTGGCTCTATCGGCTCCTCGGTCTGTGCGAAATGGATGTGGCGACCGCGGGTTCGTTCGGCAAGGAGGAGGGTGGGGGCACGACCAAGCTCGCGCCGGTCGTGCGCGAAGAGAACGCGGGGCGCCTGGGTCGGCACGTGTTCGCCGACCTTCCCTTGGGGGAGGTGGAGTGGTCGGGTGTCAGCCCGCTCACCATTCGACGCGGGTTTCTCGCCATTTTCTGGCCGTGTCTGCTTGGAACGGGGCTGTTGGCTAGGACGCTCGGCCCGTGGATGGGCGCCCTGCTCCCCGTGTTCCTCGCGCTGGGCTGGATCTATGCCAGGAAACGGCATGCCGCACTGGGCTACGCCATCCGGGAACGGTTTCTCTGCGTGCGAGGCGGCGTCCTCAAGCGCTCGATCGTGTTCATCCCTCTCGAGCGCGTCCAGTACGTCGAGGCCGGGTCGAGCCCCTTTCAACGGGCGCTGGGGTTGGCGACGTTGCGCGTGCGTACGGCTTCCTCGTTTGCGACCCCCGACGCCGTCATCCCCGATCTCCCGGCACCCGTCGCGCACCGGCTTCAGGACGAGATCGTGAAAGGGGCGCGCGTCTCAGGGCTCTAGAGCGCTTCGCGAGGGGTACCCTGTGCCCTTCGATGATACGTGTTGCGGTCGTGGGGGCAACGGGTTATGGAGGCGCCGAGGCGGTGCGGCTGTTGGCGGCGCACCCCGGTGCCGAGGTCGTCGCGGTCACCTCCGCCCGGTTGGAGGGCACACCCCTCCGGGATGCGTGCCCCTGGTTGGACACCGACCTGGTTCTCTCCCGCTTCGAAGCCGCCTCGCTGCCGGGCGATGTGGCGTTGCTTTGCCAAGAATCGGGATTTGCCATGGAGCATGCCCACCAGCTCTTGGAGCGGATGCGGGTGATCGACTTCTCGGCGGACTTCCGTTTGCGGGACCGCGCGGATTATCCGCGCTGGTACGGACGGGAGCATTCGTCCCCGGAGGTGGAAGCGGTGTACGGATTGCCTGAGCTCGAGTCTCGGGACGCGATCGCTCGTGCGGCGCTGGTCGCAAACCCGGGCTGCTATCCGACGGCGGCACTGCTGGCCCTTGTTCCGCTCGAGCGGGCGGGATTGATCGACGGAACGCCCGTCGTCGACGCCAAATCCGGCGTGTCCGGCGCAGGGCGTTCGCGCACGGAGACCGACTATCTGCTCGGCGAACTCGAGGGGGGATTCAAGGCGTACGGGGTGACGGGCCACCGCCACACCCCCGAGATCGAGCAGGGCCTGGGCCGTCCCGTGCGCTTCACGCCCCACCTCCTGCCATTCGCACGCGGGATCCACGCGACGTGCCACGTTCCGCTCCGTCAGGGAGCGGACCGTGAGGACGTCCTGACGGCTTGGGCGAAAACCTATGCCGAAGCGCCGTTCGTGCGCATTCGCGAAGAGGGATGGCCTTCGACCAAGGAGGTGCGCGGCACCAATGCGTGCGTTCTGGCCGCCGCGTTCGACGGGAGGACGGGCCACGCGGTCGTTGTCTCGGTCCTCGACAACCTGGTGAAGGGTGCCGCGGGTCAGGCCGTGCAGAATCTCAACGTGATGTTTGGGCTGGACGAGGCGACAGGGTTGACCGTTCACGGAGTGTGGCCATGACGCCCACAGGCTTTCGGTTCGCAGGGGTCCGTTGCGGATTAAAGAACAAGCGGCGCGATTTGGGACTGATCGTCAGCGATCGACCCGCGGCCGTGGCGGGGGTGTTCACGCAGAATCTCGTGCGGGCGGCCTGCATCGATTTCACCCGCGCGGTCGTGGGCACGGGCTCCCTTCGGGCGGTCGTCGTGAACAGCGGCAACGCGAACTGCGCCACGGGCGAGCAAGGGGTGCGCGACACGGCTCGCATGGCCGAATTGGCGGCCGGCGCCCTGGGACTCGGAGACGGAGATGTGGCGGTGGCCCACACCGGGGTGATCGGCCATCTGATCGACATGGCGAAGGTCCAGCGCGGCGTCGAGGACGCGGCCGATGCCTTGAGCGAGGACCCCAAGCCCTTTCTCGAGGCCATCCTTACCACCGACCTGGTCGAGAAGCAAGCCGAGCGCGAGGTGGGCGGCGCGAGGTTCCTCGGTGCGGGCAAGGGAAGCGGGATGATCGCGCCCAACATGGCCACGATGCTGGCGTTCGTGGCGACCGACGCCGTGGCCGCACCGGACGTCCTCGACCGCGCCCTGCGCGCGGCCGTGGACGCGAGTTTCCACTGCCTGACCGTCGACGGAGACACGAGCACGAACGACATGGTGTTGGTGCTTGCCAATGGGGCGAGCGGGGTGGAGCTGGACGAGGAGGCGTTGGTCGAGGCCCTCACGGACCTGTGCGTGGATCTGGCCAAACAGATCGCCCGCGACGGCGAGGGTGCGACGAAGTTGCTGGAGATTCGGGTGACCGGATCCGACGACCCGCGCCGGGCGGCGCTGGCGATCGCGAACTCGCCCCTGGTCAAGACCGCCATGTTCGGCTGCGATCCGAACTGGGGCCGGATCATGGCGGCGGCGGGGCGGTCGGGTGCGCGGTTCGATCCGGCCCAGGCCACGCTCGTGATCGCCTCCCAGGGTGAGGAACACCTCCTGTTCGAGAACGGGACCCCCTCCTCCTTCGACCCGAAGCGCGCCTCGACGGCCCTCAAGAGCGACCACGTGGTGATCGCTTTGGACCTGGGGCCAGGCGAGACCGCGACGATGTACACGTGCGACTTCGGCTACGGTTACGTCCGCATCAACGCGGAGTACCACACTTGATCTAGCCCTCGATCAGCTTCTTGAGGCGGTCGCAGGCCTCGCCCCACGCTTCCCGCACTCCATCGGCTTCGGCTTTGGTCTGAAGCCGCTGGTGGAGGATGTAGACCATCGTTTTCTTGCCGGCCTTGTCGTGAAACTGCACGTCGATCACGCTGGGCGCCGTGAAATCCGGGTGTTCGAACGAGAGGCGCAGGTCCTTGTTTTCGCGCACGCGGGTGAGGGTGGCCTTCTCGCCGTCCGGGCCGGTCAGCGACCCGCCGTCTTTGATCTCCGCGCGGGTGCCTTCACCCATCCAGGCGGCGAGCCCCTCGGGGGAGGTGAACTTGCGGTACGTGTCGGCGAGGGGCGCCCCAATGGTCTTGGTCGCGCAGATGAAGTAGCCCTCGAGGAGCCCGTCCTTCTTCCGCACGTCGCGCGCCGCCTCGTATTCGACGGAGATCGTGTTGCACCACCACGGATCCACGCCGGCCTCGTTCAGATAGACGCTGAGTGCGCGTCGCCCTTTCTTCAGACCGTCCATGGCGTCGAACTCCGCGAACCACTCGTCGAGGGTCTTGCCGGTCTCCTTCTTGGACGTTGCGTTGTCGATAGGGAAGTCTGGCTTCAGGTTGTATTTCACGATCTCACTGCTTCTTGAAGATCGCCTCTCCAGCCTTGACCCAATCGTCCCCCGCTTTGAATTCGAGGACGAACTTGAGCTCTGTGTCGGACAATTTGGTCATCGAGGCACGGCTCACCGTGGCCTCCCCGTTGGGATCGGTTTTCCACGGTTCGCTGGTGAACACCACCGTGTCGCCTTGCGCCACGCCCCATTCGATGCGCGGCGTCGGGGCCAGGTTCGTAAACGTGTAGGAGCTGTACTTGCCTTTCTCGGGGTCCCAACCCATGAAGAACTCCTCGTTCATGGTGAAGCCCTCCATCTCCCACTTGCTGGTGCCTCGGAGGAACGGGCCGCTCCACTCGGCATGGTGGGTCATTTTGCCCTCCATCTCCATGCCTTCCATCGACATCTTCATCGTGCCGGACCAGTTGCCGACCATCCACTCAAACTTCTTGAGTTCGGGTGCGGGACCCATGTCGGGTACCTGGGAGTTGGCGAGAGCGCATACGAGCAGCAGCGTTGCTGCGAGAGTCCATCGAGTCATCGTCGACCTCCTATTGGTGCTGTCGAAACTACCTGGTGCGGGCGACGAGACGCAACGACCGCTTGATCAGATTGATCTGGCCGAGGTGGTAGGCATCGTGGATCGCGATCGCAACCAGGGTTTTGGCGATCTCCGGCTCCGGCCCGGAATTGGCGAGGCCGCACGCCTCGTCAAATCCGGACAGGAACGCCGCACGCAGATCAGGGAACTCCGAGGCCTCGGGAATGCGCCAGTCGCCCTCGAGGAAACGGGGAAGTTTTTCGCGCCGGATCTTCTTGAGCCAGAGGTCCTGCCAGAAGTGCATGTGGGCGAGGTTCGTGAGAAGCGAGTAGGGCATCCCCGGCAACACGCGCGCCGCGTCCTCGGGCTTGATGCGGCTGAGCAGCTTCCCGGGGGCCGGAATGTCCACTCCGGAAGCGAGCTGGCGGAAGAGCTCCGCGGTGGGATTTGGGGCCATGCCGGGAGGTTAGCAGGTCGCCAGGGACATGCCAACGAGTTCCGCCGCCTCGATCGTGTTCGCCAAGAGGCTGGCGACGGTCATAGGCCCAACCCCGCCGGGGACGGGGGTGATCCAGGAGGCGACCTCCGACGCGCTTTCGAAGTGGACATCGCCCACGTCTCCTTGGCGCCCCTCGACCTTGTTGTAGCCCGCATCGATCACCACCGCACCGGGTTTGAGCCATTCGCCGCGGATCATCTCGGCGCGCCCTACGGCCGCGACCAGGACGTCTGCGGTCCGGCACAAGGCGGGAAGGTCCTGGGTGCGCGAGTGGGCGATCGTGACGGTCGCATGTTTCTGCAACAGCATGAGGGCTGCCGGCTTGCCGAGGATCACGCTGCGCCCGACCACCACGGCGTGCCGTCCTTCGAGCGGAATCTTGTAATGGTCGAGGATCCGCATGATGCCCATGGGGGTTGCGCAGCGAAATCCCGGCAGGTCGCACACAAGCCTTCCCGCGGATTGCGAGGTGATGCCGTCCACGTCTTTCTCGGGACCCAGAGCTTCGAGGGCCTTCGGCTCGTCCAGGTGCGGGGGCAGCGGGTGTTGGATCAGCACGCCGTGTACCGCGGGATCGGCGTTCAGGGCGGCGATGTGGGCCATCAAGGCCTCCTGCGTCGTGGAGGCGTCCGCTTCGAACACGCCGGACTCGATGCCTGCCTTCTCGCACCACTTCCGTTTCATGCGTACGTACGCGAGGCTGGCCGGGTCCTGGGCGGCCACGACCGCCTCGAGACGCGGCACCACGCCTCGGGCGCGCAGGGCTTCGGTGCGGACGCGCACCTCCTCGCGAACGATCTTCGATAACTCCAACCCATCGAGAATCTGAGCGCTCACTGGGGCGTCTCCTCCTTCCTCACCGTCCACAACCCGGCCCGCGCCAACTCCTGGGCCTCCTCTGAATCCTCGGTGACGGTCTCCACTTCCGGTTCAGGCTCGGGCGCCGCCGCTCCCACCCGTTCGTCCGGGGGCGCGCTCGCGGGGTCCCACTCGTGCTTGGGGGTCCGTTCCAGAAGGTTCCCGAGCACTCCGTTCACAAATCGGCCGCTCTCCGCCGTGCTGTACTTCTTCGCGAGGTCCACGGCCTCGTTGATCGTCACGGCGGGAGGGATCGGGGGGCAGTGGAACAACTCGTACGCGGCGAGGCGCAGGATGTTGCGATCGACCGTCGCGACGCGCGAAAGGTCCCAATCCCTCAGACTCTGCGCGAGGGCGCCGTCGAGCGCGTTCAGGTGCGCCAGCACGCCCTTGATGGCGGCCCGGGCGAACTCGGCGAGCTCCGGCTCGAGCTCGGCATGCTCCAGGGTGTCCTCGATCGCGGCATCGGTCGGGGTGTGGCCAACTTCGATTTCGTAAAGGGCCCGGAGGATCGCTTCGCGGGCCGGTCGTCGCGAGCTACCCCGCATGGACCTTCTCCGCAAGAAACTTGGGAACGAAGGACGTATTGAGATCTCCCGAGACGAAGTCGGGGTGTTCGACGAGCCGGCGGAGGAACGGGATGTTGGTTTGGATGCCCTCGACCTCGAACTCGTGCAGGGCGCCTTGGAGCTTGGCGACCGCTTCTGGGCGCGAATTGGCCACGACGATCAGTTTGGCGAGCATGGGGTCGTAAAACGGACTCACCGAAAAGCCCGCGTAGCAGTGCGTGTCCATCCGGACGCCGCGCCCGCCCGGAGCGCGCCACATCGTGATCAGGCCGGTGCTGGGCGCAAAGTCGTTGTCGGGGTCCTGGGCGGTGATTCTCGCCTCGATGGCGTGCCCCGACAGCGACACCTCCTCTTGGCGGATTGGGAGCTTCTCGCCCGACGCGACCCGGAGCATCAGTTGCACGAGGTCGATTCCGGTCACCTCCTCCGTGACGGGATGCTCGACCTGCAGCCGGGTGTTCATCTCGAGGAAGTAGAAGTTGAAGTCGGCGTCGACCAAGAACTCGACGGTGCCTGCGTTCTGATAGCCGACGGACCAGGCCACCTTGACGGCGGCCTCTCCCATGCGGCGCCGAAGGTCGGCGGGCATTTCTGCGTAGGGAGCCTCTTCGAGCAGCTTCTGGTGGCGCAGATTCTGGACGGAGCACTCGCGCTCGCCGAGGTGGATCATGTTGCCGTGCGCATCGCCCAGCACCTGGATCTCGACGTGGCGCGGGTTGAGCACGCACTTCTCGACCAGCATCTCGCCGCTCCCGAAGCTCGCTTGCGCTTCCGCTTGGGCGGTCTTCCACAGCGCGGACAGCTCGTCCGGGGAGTTCACGCGGCGGATTCCTCGGCCCCCGCCGCCCGCCACGGCTTTGAGCAGCACGGGATAGCCGATGCTGTCGGCGACCTTAAGCGCTTCGGAATCGCTCGGCACGGCGCCTGCGGACCCGGGCACGACGGGGCAGCCCGACTCGATCGCCGCCTTCTTGGCGCTGGCCTTGTCGCCCATCGCCTCGATGGCGGACACCGGCGGCCCGATGAAGGTGACGCCCAACGACTCGAGCGCCTCCGCGAAGCTCGCCCGCTCGCTGAAGTAGCCGTAGCCCGGGTGGACGGCCTCGGCCCCCGAGATCTGGGTGGCCATCAGCACGTTCCCAAGACTGAGGTAGCTGTCGCCGTTGCTCCCGGCGCCCACGCAAATCGTCTCGTCCGCGATCTTGACGTGCAGGCTCTCGCGATCGGCCTCCGAGTAGATCGCGACGCTGCGCACGCCGAGTTCGCGGCACGCGCGAATGACTCGGCAGGCGATCTCCCCACGGTTGGCGATCAGCACTTTGCGGAACATCAGAATCCTCCGTGGCCGGGGTGCGCGCAGCGAACCTTGCCGGTGGCCGGATCGTAGACGTAGGGCTCCTTTCCGACCGGGCAGCGCTCGAAGGAGCTTCCCAGCTTGAGCTGCGCAAGCGATTCGGGGTTGGGGTCTTCGCCCATGTTGGTGAAGATCGTCATGGACTGTCGGATTTGGGAGAGCTGGTTCTGGCACTCACTGTCCAACGCCTTGGCGCGGACGGCTCCCGGAACGGTTTTTCCCAGGCCGTCCGCCCGAGAAGAACCCGCGCCGGTGCCCCGCAAGAAGAACACGGCCAGCCCCAGGATGATCACCAGCGTGATCATCGTCGAGACGAGGGTGAAGCCGGCGCGTCTCACGGAGCCACCCTGACCTTGGCGATCGTCTGGCCGTATTCGACGGGCGAGTCCGGCTCGACGAGCACTTCCACGACCTCGCCGTCAAACGGACACTCCACGTCGTTGGCGAGCCCCAGGGCGGAGACGACGGCCACGACGCTCCCTTTCGACACCGTTTGACCGACGGTCAGGGCCTCCTTGGCGGAGTTCAGATAGCCCACGAGGGGGGAAACGATGGACTTGAGCTCGTCGCCATCCGAAGGTTCGCGGTGCTCGGCCGAGGCGAGGACCCGCGTCGGGGCCGGGCGTGGCGAGAGGGTGGCGGAGAAGGCGAGGTCGCCTACCTCCAGTTCGAGTTCGGCGATGCCGTTGGCCCGGGCCACTTCCAAGGCGTGCCGGATCAGTTCGAGGTCCTGATTCGCCATCGATCCAGTGTACCAGCGGGGCTCGGATTCGAACCTGGGGAGGCGGACGCAAAAAAAGAGGGAACGGCGCCAAGGGGAGGGGGAGGGGAGGATGGGCCGTTCCCGAGGGAGAGGGTTGATTGCGTTTCTTGCTTCTTATTGCTGCGTCCTAAGAAAATCCGAGGATCTTCGAGGAGTCGCCCATTGCAACGCGATTCGGCCGGGAATCGTTCCCGGTGGGCCATCAGTCCCAGTTTGAATCTGGGAACCAGGGCGCTACCAGTTTTTGGGCTCGCCAAAAAGATTCCACGGTCGGCAACCAATGATTGAACTGTGCGGCTTGGTTTGGGCTTTGCTGGGCGCGGGGATTGCCTGACGCCGGAAGAGTGTCGATCGCTGTTGGGCGATTTGGCGGCCGCCTGCGCGCGCCAGGACCCGCCGCTTGGAGCCTCGGGGCTCGCCTGCCGGGCTCCGTCTCGCGATCTGGCGTTCGGTTTCGAGGCGGAAAGGCCGTGCGCCGCCGTCTGCTTTCCCTTGGTCGGACCGTTGGAAGGCTGGGTGTCCTGGGTGACGCCTTGGTGCCCGATCGATCCGCCGACGCCGCCGAACGAGGGCTTGGTCGAGCAGGCGCGGCTCGTGGTGCGGACCTTCCTCGACGGCGTGTTCCCGAGCCCGAACGAGATCGGCTTGGACCAACCCATCGCGGCCCTGGACTCCGCGGCTTCGATCGAGGGTGCACTCGCAGCGCTCATGAAGACGACGGTGCCGCTGGTCCAACTGGTGGCGACGATCTCGACGGCCGATGGTTTGGACTCGCATCTCCACGTCCAATGCCCCCTCGAGACGTTGCGAGCGCTCCGCGCCGCCTTCTTGGAGGAGTGCGCATGAACGCGGTGACGTCGATCGTGACGATGGCGGAGATCGAGACCTACCGCGGTTCGGCCCGCTTCAGCTGCCTGGGATTGGGAAGCTGCATCGCCCTGTGCATGCTGGATCCGGAAAGCCACGTGTGCGGGATGGCGCACATCTTGTTGCCCACGTCCTTTCATTCGGGCGAGCCGGAAAAAGCTGGGCGCTACGCGGATCTCGCCGTGCCGATGCTCGTGCAGATGCTCGAGCGAATCGGAGGGGCGCGCGACCGCTTGGTGGCCGCCTACGCCGGCGGAGCGCAGGTTTTCAACATCAGCGGAGCGTCCATGTGCCTCGACATCGGCGCCCGCAACGCCGCCGAGGTGGCACGTCAGTTGGACGAACTGGGCATTCGTTGCCTGGGACATGAGGTCGGCGGATCGCTGGGACGAACCGTGACCTTCGATTCGGAAACAGGTGAAGTCAGAGTCCGCACGGTGACGCAGGGCGACCGCGTGCTCTGCCGATTGAGAGGAACGACACGATGAGTACAACCTCGTTGAGCATTGAAGAGATCGTCGACAAGACGACCGATCTCCCATCGATCCCCGCCGCCGCACTCGCGGTGATCCGGGAAGCCGAGTCGGAAACGGGCTCGGCGAACTCGGTGGCGCACCACATCGCGCAGGACCAGGCGTTGGCGGCCCGGGTTCTGCGGCTCTCGAACAGCGCGTTCTACGGGCTTTCGGGCGAGGTGACCGACTTGCAGGAGTCCGTCGTGGTGCTCGGCATGCGCTGTGTCCGCAACCTGGCCATGGTCGCCTCGACCTATCCTTGGATGATCCGTCCGCTGAAGGGTTACTGCCTGGGCCCAAAGGAGATGTGGACGCACTCGTTCGGCGTCGCGATCGCCGCCCAGGAGATCACCAAGATGACGAGGACCGGGGACCCGGACATGGCGTTCACGGCGGGGCTGCTGCACAACCTCGGCAAGGTCGCGCTCAGCATCTGGCTCGAGAACAAGGTGCCGATGCTGATCGCCATCGCGAACCAGGAGGATCTCACGTTCAACGAGGTCGAGCGCAAGGTGCTGGGATACGACCACGCGGAGGTCGGCGAGTTCCTGGGTCAGCGCTGGAACCTGCCGAAACAGATCCGTGCGGCGATCCGCTACCACCACGAACCAAGCGCGGCCACTCCCCACAATCCCATCGTCGACAGCGTCCACGTTGGCGACTTCCTGACCATGAGCATGGGTTTCGGCCTCGGCGGCGATGGACTTCGTTACGACTACGATCCCGAGGCGTGGACGCGGCTCAACCTCGAGCCCGAGAACATGGACCAGATCGCCGATCGCTTTGTGACCTCGTACCAGGAGTACGAGAAGCTGTTCGAGGTCATGAACCAGGCGGCGTGATGCAGCGGGTGCTCATCGTCGACGACTCGCCCGTGATCCGTCGCCTGCTGGGCGACATGATCGGCGGGGAGCCCGATCTCGAAGTCGTGGGCTACGCCCCCGACGGCGAGGAGGCGGTGGCGAAGGTGCGCGAACTGCGCCCCGACGTCGTGACGATGGACGTCGAAATGCCTCGGTGCACCGGCCTCGAGGCGCTGCGCAGGATCAT
It includes:
- a CDS encoding type II secretion system GspH family protein is translated as MRRAGFTLVSTMITLVIILGLAVFFLRGTGAGSSRADGLGKTVPGAVRAKALDSECQNQLSQIRQSMTIFTNMGEDPNPESLAQLKLGSSFERCPVGKEPYVYDPATGKVRCAHPGHGGF
- a CDS encoding chemotaxis protein CheD, which gives rise to MNAVTSIVTMAEIETYRGSARFSCLGLGSCIALCMLDPESHVCGMAHILLPTSFHSGEPEKAGRYADLAVPMLVQMLERIGGARDRLVAAYAGGAQVFNISGASMCLDIGARNAAEVARQLDELGIRCLGHEVGGSLGRTVTFDSETGEVRVRTVTQGDRVLCRLRGTTR
- a CDS encoding HDOD domain-containing protein, coding for MSTTSLSIEEIVDKTTDLPSIPAAALAVIREAESETGSANSVAHHIAQDQALAARVLRLSNSAFYGLSGEVTDLQESVVVLGMRCVRNLAMVASTYPWMIRPLKGYCLGPKEMWTHSFGVAIAAQEITKMTRTGDPDMAFTAGLLHNLGKVALSIWLENKVPMLIAIANQEDLTFNEVERKVLGYDHAEVGEFLGQRWNLPKQIRAAIRYHHEPSAATPHNPIVDSVHVGDFLTMSMGFGLGGDGLRYDYDPEAWTRLNLEPENMDQIADRFVTSYQEYEKLFEVMNQAA